One segment of Echeneis naucrates chromosome 15, fEcheNa1.1, whole genome shotgun sequence DNA contains the following:
- the LOC115055405 gene encoding zinc finger protein 503 → MITSPSASVLKNSDISAAWESSSSRNSSSASINKPFLHSAPPSDPLRQANRLPIKVLKMLTARSGHILHPEYLQPLPSTPVSPIELDAKKSPLALLAQTCSQIGKPDPPPSSKLSSVTPNGSSDKESKSGPLKLSDIGVDDKSSFKPYSKPSDKKDSSSGVSGGEKSGFRVPSATCQPFTPRTGSPNSSTSASPMPSEGKCGDRDEKKESDSNKSGSTDGSGTTSHSRISVSCGGINVEVNQHQETTPGTKTTSSSESSSVTSVSSASVLGSGLVAPVSPYKPGQTVFPLPPAGMTYPGSLAGAYAGYPQHFLPHGGSLVNAQLASSLGCSKAGSSPLAGASPPSIMSASLCRDPYCLSYHCASHLAGAAGASCTHDSAAAAAANALKSSYPLMYPTHPIHGVHSSAPSFSGHPLYPYGFMLPNDPLPHVCNWVSANGPCDKRFSTSEELLNHLRTHTAFTGAEKLISGYPGSSSLASAAAAAMACHMHMPPSGAPGSPGTLALRSPHHALGLSSRYHPYSKSPLPTPGAPVPVPAATGPYYSPYALYGQRLTTASALGYQ, encoded by the exons ATGATCACGTCGCCCTCGGCGTCTGTCCTGAAAAATAGTGATATTTCTGCAGCCTGGGAAAGCAGCAGTTCACGGAATAGCAGCTCGGCGAGCATCAACAAGCCTTTTCTCCACTCCGCGCCTCCGTCTGATCCACTACGGCAAGCGAACCGACTTCCCATCAAGGTTTTGAAAATGCTTACTGCACGGTCGGGACACATTTTGCACCCGGAGTATCTGCAGCCTTTGCCTTCCACCCCGGTCAGTCCCATAGAG ctagATGCCAAGAAAAGTCCGCTGGCTCTGCTGGCGCAGACCTGCTCTCAGATCGGCAAACCGGACCCACCGCCCTCCTCCAAATTATCCTCCGTAACACCGAATGGATCTAGTGATAAGGAATCTAAATCCGGCCCTTTGAAATTAAGTGACATTGGTGTGGATGACAAATCTAGCTTCAAACCTTATTCTAAACCTTCAGACAAGAAGGACTCGTCTTCTGGCGTCTCGGGCGGAGAGAAGTCTGGTTTCCGAGTACCGAGCGCCACCTGCCAGCCGTTTACGCCGCGGACTGGCAGCCCCAACTCCAGCACTTCAGCCTCTCCCATGCCATCGGAGGGGAAATGTGGGGACagggatgaaaagaaagagtcTGATTCTAACAAAAGTGGCTCTACGGACGGCTCTGGCACCACCAGCCACAGCAGGATAAGCGTGAGTTGCGGTGGAATTAACGTGGAGGTCAATCAGCACCAGGAGACGACGCCTGGCACTAAAACCACCTCCTCCTCGGAGTCCTCATCTGTCACTTCCGTATCCTCCGCGTCCGTTCTCGGGTCAGGACTCGTGGCGCCGGTTTCTCCTTACAAACCGGGACAGACAGTTTTCCCTTTGCCTCCTGCTGGTATGACCTACCCGGGCAGTTTGGCCGGGGCCTACGCTGGTTACCCTCAACACTTCCTGCCCCACGGGGGGAGTTTGGTAAACGCACAGCTGGCCAGTTCGCTGGGCTGCAGCAAGGCCGGATCCAGTCCTCTGGCTGGGGCTTCTCCCCCCTCTATCATGTCAGCCAGCCTGTGCAGAGACCCTTACTGCCTCAGTTACCATTGTGCCAGCCACTTGGCGGGCGCAGCCGGCGCGTCCTGCACGCACGACTCCGCAGCCGCGGCGGCCGCGAACGCCCTCAAGTCCAGCTACCCACTAATGTACCCGACACACCCCATCCACGGCGTGCACTCCTCGGCGCCGTCATTCAGCGGACACCCCCTATACCCGTACGGTTTCATGCTCCCCAATGACCCCCTCCCTCACGTTTGTAACTGGGTGTCGGCGAACGGACCTTGCGACAAGCGCTTCTCCACCTCGGAGGAGCTGCTGAaccacctgaggacacacaccgCTTTTACCGGGGCCGAGAAGTTGATATCCGGCTATCCGGGCTCTTCATCGCTGGCCAGCGCTGCAGCAGCGGCCATGGCCTGCCATATGCACATGCCCCCGTCAGGAGCTCCCGGGAGCCCCGGGACGTTGGCCCTCAGGAGCCCGCATCACGCGTTAGGACTCAGCAGCCGCTACCATCCGTACTCCAAAAGCCCCCTGCCGACACCCGGTGCCCCCGTTCCCGTCCCCGCCGCCACCGGCCCTTACTACTCCCCGTATGCACTGTATGGTCAGAGACTCACCACAGCATCAGCGCTTGGATACCagtga